The Cellulomonas sp. S1-8 genome has a window encoding:
- a CDS encoding MerR family transcriptional regulator codes for MVPAADETSAGPADAERAPAPANAAPTPVDAGLTPADGVAALLGPALTVAAVARRLGVAPATLRTWDRRYGLGPSEHSAGAHRRYTTHDLDRLLVMRRLTIDGVAPVEAARLALASDAHDAVAPAPAPGSDDLTRRLPASGGDGAPEGRARADAATSGRAAGAASAVAALVDGALTGRADRCVSLLDTTTADDLTAWWTTLVQPALAALARRTVVERPGVDARETLLGAVLTAVRAHTATPPASGAPVVLLLPVPGEVRPVQAHVLAAALVDGGVDARLVAGPVSTRHAGELALMTRARAVVTLSESAAPDLSVVARLARERADLPQFVMVAAVAEDRVPLDRSVHRARTLPGLLHEALAAVAVSPPL; via the coding sequence ATGGTCCCCGCAGCAGACGAGACCTCGGCCGGCCCGGCCGACGCGGAGCGCGCACCCGCGCCCGCGAACGCTGCGCCCACGCCCGTCGATGCCGGGCTGACACCCGCCGACGGCGTCGCCGCCCTGCTCGGGCCCGCCCTGACGGTGGCCGCCGTGGCCCGTCGCCTCGGCGTCGCACCCGCCACGCTGCGCACCTGGGACCGGCGCTACGGCCTGGGGCCGTCCGAGCACTCGGCGGGCGCCCACCGCCGCTACACGACGCACGACCTCGACCGCCTCCTCGTGATGCGTCGCCTGACCATCGACGGCGTCGCCCCGGTCGAGGCGGCGCGGCTCGCGCTCGCCTCCGACGCGCACGACGCGGTCGCACCCGCACCCGCGCCGGGCAGCGACGACCTGACCCGGCGGCTGCCCGCGTCGGGCGGGGACGGGGCGCCGGAGGGCCGGGCGCGCGCCGACGCCGCGACCTCCGGCCGCGCGGCCGGGGCCGCGAGCGCCGTCGCCGCGCTCGTCGACGGCGCCCTGACGGGACGCGCCGACCGGTGCGTCTCCCTGCTCGACACGACCACGGCCGACGACCTGACCGCGTGGTGGACGACGCTCGTGCAGCCGGCCCTGGCGGCCCTCGCCCGACGCACCGTCGTCGAGCGCCCGGGGGTCGACGCGCGCGAGACGCTGCTCGGTGCGGTGCTCACGGCGGTGCGGGCGCACACCGCGACACCGCCGGCGTCCGGTGCCCCCGTCGTCCTGCTGCTGCCCGTCCCCGGGGAGGTGCGACCCGTGCAGGCGCACGTGCTCGCCGCCGCGCTCGTCGACGGCGGCGTCGACGCGCGGCTCGTCGCCGGTCCGGTGTCCACGCGGCACGCCGGCGAGCTCGCGCTCATGACCCGCGCCCGCGCCGTGGTCACGCTGTCGGAGTCCGCCGCGCCGGACCTGTCCGTCGTGGCACGTCTGGCACGTGAGCGGGCCGACCTGCCGCAGTTCGTCATGGTCGCCGCGGTGGCCGAGGACCGGGTGCCGCTGGACCGTTCGGTGCACCGCGCGCGCACCCTCCCGGGCCTGCTCCACGAGGCGCTGGCGGCGGTCGCGGTGTCGCCGCCCCTGTGA
- a CDS encoding WhiB family transcriptional regulator: MAEISRLPGPVMDLWEWQFDGACRDADQDLFFHPEGERGSARRRRAEAAKAICATCPVLKECREQSLAVREPYGVWGGLSEEERTAVLAERAGRRVTA, translated from the coding sequence ATGGCCGAGATCTCGCGTCTGCCCGGACCGGTGATGGACCTGTGGGAGTGGCAGTTCGACGGCGCGTGCCGCGACGCCGACCAGGACCTGTTCTTCCACCCCGAGGGCGAGCGCGGCTCGGCCCGCCGCCGCCGCGCCGAGGCCGCCAAGGCCATCTGCGCGACCTGCCCCGTGCTCAAGGAGTGCCGCGAGCAGTCGCTCGCGGTGCGCGAGCCCTACGGCGTGTGGGGCGGGCTCTCGGAGGAGGAGCGCACCGCGGTCCTCGCCGAGCGCGCCGGCCGCCGCGTCACCGCCTGA
- the groES gene encoding co-chaperone GroES, giving the protein MSVSIKPLEDRIVVKTLEAETTTASGLVIPDSAKEKPQEGEVLAVGPGRIDDKGNRVPLDVAVGDKVIYSKYGGTEVKYGGEDYLILSARDILAIVG; this is encoded by the coding sequence GTGTCGGTCTCCATCAAGCCCCTCGAGGACCGGATCGTCGTCAAGACCCTTGAGGCCGAGACGACGACCGCTTCGGGACTCGTCATCCCTGACAGCGCCAAGGAGAAGCCCCAGGAGGGCGAGGTCCTGGCGGTGGGCCCGGGTCGGATCGACGACAAGGGCAACCGCGTGCCGCTCGACGTGGCGGTCGGCGACAAGGTCATCTACTCCAAGTACGGCGGCACCGAGGTCAAGTACGGCGGCGAGGACTACCTGATCCTCTCGGCGCGCGACATCCTCGCGATCGTCGGCTGA
- a CDS encoding class I SAM-dependent methyltransferase: MDDAGLVKLLSPDGWALLQALPPYDERLVLPITERLQKEGFEPGLVAAALTQSRLRAKARGKLGDFAEGMLFTVAGLEQATRLEVAAHHARRYRDAGCTYVADLTCGLGADALAMAGVGLRVLATDVDETTAALATVNLRAFPEVEVRMGDGLALDLAAEGVDGVYADPARRTGTGRRVFDPRAYSPPLDAVLAARETVPALGLKLGPGIAHRDLPHDAEAQWVSSDGEVVELGLWFGPLAPDGPGRSALVLRDGSAHALRADPDGDDDAPPVGPVGGYLYEPDGAVIRAGLVGTIAHRVRGRLVDPTIAYVTSDALADRAAWQPLATAYRVLDELPFGLKRLRTYLRERDVGRLTVKKRGTAVVPETLRRQLDLRGGTEATIVLTRVAGQQRVLVVEPV, from the coding sequence GTGGACGACGCCGGGCTGGTCAAGCTGCTCAGCCCCGACGGGTGGGCGCTGCTGCAGGCACTGCCGCCGTACGACGAGCGGCTCGTGCTGCCGATCACCGAGCGGCTGCAGAAGGAGGGCTTCGAGCCCGGGCTGGTCGCCGCCGCGCTCACGCAGTCCCGGCTGCGCGCCAAGGCGCGCGGCAAGCTCGGCGACTTCGCCGAGGGCATGCTCTTCACGGTCGCCGGGCTCGAGCAGGCGACGCGCCTCGAGGTCGCCGCGCACCACGCGCGCCGCTACCGGGACGCCGGGTGCACCTACGTCGCCGACCTGACCTGCGGCCTGGGCGCCGACGCCCTCGCGATGGCCGGCGTGGGGCTGCGGGTGCTCGCCACGGACGTCGACGAGACCACGGCCGCGCTCGCGACGGTCAACCTGCGCGCGTTCCCGGAGGTCGAGGTCCGCATGGGGGACGGCCTCGCGCTCGACCTGGCGGCCGAGGGCGTCGACGGCGTGTACGCCGACCCGGCGCGCCGCACCGGGACCGGCCGGCGCGTGTTCGACCCGCGCGCCTACTCCCCGCCGCTCGACGCGGTGCTCGCCGCCCGCGAGACCGTCCCCGCGCTCGGCCTCAAGCTCGGCCCCGGCATCGCCCACCGCGACCTGCCGCACGACGCCGAGGCGCAGTGGGTGTCGTCCGACGGCGAGGTCGTCGAGCTCGGCCTGTGGTTCGGCCCGCTCGCGCCCGACGGGCCCGGGCGCTCGGCCCTCGTCCTGCGCGACGGTTCCGCGCACGCGCTGCGCGCGGACCCCGACGGCGACGACGACGCCCCGCCCGTCGGCCCGGTCGGCGGGTACCTCTACGAGCCGGACGGCGCCGTCATCCGCGCCGGGCTCGTCGGGACGATCGCGCACCGCGTGCGCGGACGGCTCGTGGACCCGACGATCGCCTACGTGACCTCCGACGCCCTCGCCGACCGCGCCGCCTGGCAGCCGCTGGCCACGGCCTACCGCGTCCTCGACGAGCTGCCGTTCGGCCTCAAGCGCCTGCGCACCTACCTGCGCGAGCGTGACGTGGGTCGCCTCACCGTGAAGAAGCGCGGCACGGCCGTCGTCCCCGAGACCCTGCGCCGCCAGCTCGACCTGCGGGGCGGCACGGAGGCCACGATCGTGCTGACGCGCGTCGCCGGGCAGCAGCGCGTGCTCGTCGTGGAGCCGGTCTGA